Within the Cyprinus carpio isolate SPL01 chromosome B18, ASM1834038v1, whole genome shotgun sequence genome, the region GGGAGATGCAGATTTCTAATAAACCCCTTAGAAAACAATGCTGGACTCGTATGCTCTCCAATGATCACAGTGATGACAACTCTGAGCCAAAAGGAGCATCGTCAGAAACTACAGTTACAAAAATgcccctgaagaaaaaaaaaaaaaaaaaaaagagaacctCATAGCATTAGTAGAGATGACTTTGAGATGATGCACAGTACAGTAGATAGATAAATCAACCATGGCCAGACTGGCAAGAGGGGTGAggtatgtatatttatgttttctctgtgtgtatgtgcatgtgtatgaGATGACGTTTTCCTCTTCCTTCTCCACCAACCCTATGGAAACCCGCCCCCAAGTTCTATTCGGCCTGGGCGTCGTAGTTGGCCCCGCCGGCCTTTTTCAGCTCGTTGCGGAGATAATCCTCCTCCAGCTCTCTGGGATCACTTATCATGAACTCCTTGGCAAAgttctgcatgaaaaaaaatacatactatgAGTGATGGAGGGAAAGGCTGATTTGCATGAATGCAGCAATTTGTTTACAGTGAAAAAGACCTTGAAATCTGCTTGTCTGGGTGTGGCGAAGTTTGTAAGTCTGAGAGAGTTTGCATATGGCATAAGCTATGGAATTAAAGAACGCAAAACCTACCTGCACGATGTCTTTTACCAGTGACTTGTCAGTGCTAATCTTGGCTCTTTGCAGTCCGCTGACGTTTTCGCCAATCCAGGTGATGAGGGTGAATTTGGCACGCTTGCTCATGGCATCACCTGTAGTGATCCTTACAAACCCAAAGAGACGGTTGTCATCTGAAagtcaaagagaaagaaatcctTAAGTTGTGAAATTTTCTGGATAGTTGCTTGTTTCTTTTATGACTGAATTGTCTAAAAATGTTACATGCATATTTAACTTAATtacatatattgtaaaacatttgctGTGAAAAGCCaacttaactgaaaataaatcagaCTTTACTCTGGCAGACAAGAAAATCATTAAAGATACATGATGAAAAGTGGCTTTagaagtcaattttttttttttattggattttctACATTGAATAACTAGAGTACAGATAACAGGACCTATTTACCACAAAGAGTATTTCCTCAAATAATAAAATCCCaacaaattacattacaaaaaagcaATAGAcctaacataaaaacacaaagaaattgtttaaaaatgaatacattttaaataaactataataaataataaaataaccagGGCGGAAAACTGAGTGAAAACTGAAGTGGAGCAATGGTGCCTGGAGGGGAGGAGTTAAAATAGTAAGTGGGATTCATTATGTCAGCTGAAAGGGGGTGCAAGCTATTACATTCTgataaggcatttttatttggaataacatgcatcAATGAATCAAGAACAATAAAACATGGAACTTGATTTAAAGTAGATATAATCAGGTTTGATTTCATCTTGAGGCTCATATTAATGTGCTTCATCATTGTCACTCCAGTCCAGTTTAGCTGAACTTTGTCTGTTTAATAACAAGGAAGAGCTTGGATTCGACTGAACACTGTCTTCATTGTAAAGACTGTTTTGAATCGACACTATTGCATTGTTTTCCTTTCCAGAGAAAGACGTCATGATATGAAGCGCAATCTGAGAGCATCACGTGTGAGCGGCGGACAAGCCTGCGAAATTTAAGCTCTATGACATCATACGACATGAAGAACAAGGAATATAGAAAGTGGGTGAGGACAGGAGGTGATCTAGTTAACAGACTCTATTGATAAGGGTGATTTACAGTGTAATATTTGATCTGTAACGCTCCCTGTCTCTCTCAGCTTTACAGCTGGTCACTTCCTTCCAAATGTGCTACAACTGCATTGCAGTGGAACTGGGACTAGATTCAAAGATAACATCAATTGCACTTAACTATGGTGTGCCTCTGTTTAGACACTGACAGTATCAGAGAGATACTGTGCGGAAGAAAGCTCTTGTTAAACCATTCATTCAAATGTTAGTGGTGCATACCTCTGCACTTTGATCTTTATTGATCTGTGAAAAGAGTTTTAAATCTTCTGCTGATATGCCTATTTATAGcgataaacaaacacatatacattaaatattcatgcatatatatctatatatataaaattgttaatgtgtttttttgcttagtaactttttttttttttttacttttataacatACAggccagataaaaaaaaaaatgctattagaAACCAAAGGGCATTACGCTCTTGTTCCATCTTGCACTGGGTATATTTTACAGTGGTTAAATACATTCTTAGTAGGACTATACTGGAAAACAAATGCTCAGGTGAATTCCCTTGGCTCTACTTGAGACTGATAATATCTGGTTTTCTGTTGTTGATTAACTGGGCTTAAGGTTTAAGAAGCTAAGTCAGGGAACCATGGGTAATACTGTCAGTTGTATTTGGCACATTGGCTGTCCAAGTTTCAAGTACAAAGTGGATGAAGAATCTAAGTCACTTTATAGAGACCGCTGCTGTATTTCAACAGAACTGAAACCTCGAACAAACCACATTTAGGAAGTGAGCGGTGCTTATCATGTGTTAACATGTCTAGTGAACAGTGGGAAAGCATGGACTCTGGTAAAATAGAGAGAGTTGTTCTGTCTTATTTTACAGTTGCATGAAAACACGGTGACACACTGACATCTGTGCGATGTGGCAATGCTTCCACACACTTCTACTTCCTCTTGCGTGCGCGGCACATTTCTGAAGAACTCTCTTCCAGAAAGTCAGCGTTTTTATGCTGACTACATGTGTACTGTACTCCCAGCTTGCCTGGGTATGATGATGCagcacaacaaaatatttcaaatattcaatCTTTTAGACAtcacatgctaaaaaacatgaaaaacatgctttcaattttaaaataaaaaacatgctttcaattttaaaataaaaaacatgctttcaattttaaaataaaaaacatgctttcaattttgcaaacatttatatgaaaaaaaagtgaccCGCTCTATAATTTTGAGTCACTTTCACCCA harbors:
- the LOC109108763 gene encoding coactosin-like protein; amino-acid sequence: MATRIDKEACREAYNLVRDDTSDICWASFKYDGSTIVPAGHGSDYEEFKSQCADDNRLFGFVRITTGDAMSKRAKFTLITWIGENVSGLQRAKISTDKSLVKDIVQNFAKEFMISDPRELEEDYLRNELKKAGGANYDAQAE